Proteins encoded together in one Miscanthus floridulus cultivar M001 chromosome 16, ASM1932011v1, whole genome shotgun sequence window:
- the LOC136513853 gene encoding probable 1-acyl-sn-glycerol-3-phosphate acyltransferase 5 translates to MECSNSTSSQEHHVNGKQNQVQTIDPPSPSIVEMGPRHRPLTFMRRSRGVLSLVIMILTAFLMMVYLSPVTTFLVRLFSVHYSRKSTCLLFGMWLAMWPFLFEKINKTRFIFSGERVPAKERVLLFANHRTEVDWMYLWDFALRKGRLQCIKYILKKSLMKLPVFNWAFHIIEFIPVERKWEIDEAIIRSRLSELNNPKDPLWLAVFPEGTDYTEKKCIKSQEYAAEHGLPVLKNVLLPKTKGFNCCFQVLRSTIDAVYDITIAYKHRPPTFLDNVYGIGPSEVHIHITSIQVSDIPTSEDEVADWLIERFRLKDELLSDFSTLGHFPNEGTEGDLSTTKCLANFVAVVTVTGFLMYLTLFSSVWFKVFVAFSCCFLTLATCYSIHLPQMIGSCSPESTHAKRA, encoded by the exons ATGGAGTGTTCCAATTCAACTAGTTCCCAAGAGCATCATGTAAATGGAAAGCAGAATCAAGTGCAAACCATTGATCCTCCTAGTCCTTCCATTGTTGAAATGGGACCAAGACACCGCCCATTGACTTTCATGAGAAGATCCCGTGGAGTATTGAGTTTGGTGATCATGATATTAACAGCATTTCTGATGATGGTCTACCTGTCCCCTGTAACTACTTTCCTTGTGCGGTTGTTCAGCGTGCATTACAGCAGaaagtctacatgcttgctgttTGGGATGTGGTTAGCCATGTGGCCTTTTCTGTTTGAGAAGATTAACAAGACCAGGTTTATTTTCTCTGGTGAAAGGGTGCCAGCAAAAGAGCGTGTTCTGTTATTTGCTAACCACAGGACTGAGGTTGACTGGATGTACTTATGGGATTTTGCATTGAGGAAAGGCCGCTTGCAGTGCATCAAGTATATCCTTAAGAAAAGCTTGATGAAGTTACCTGTTTTCAACTGGGCATTTCACATTATTGAGTTTATTCCGGTTGAGAGGAAGTGGGAGATTGATGAAGCAATAATCCGAAGCAGGCTTTCTGAATTGAATAACCCAAAGGATCCCCTTTGGTTGGCAGTTTTCCCAGAAGGGACTGATTATAC TGAGAAGAAGTGTATCAAAAGTCAAGAATATGCAGCAGAGCATGGTTTGCCTGTTCTGAAAAACGTACTCCTTCCCAAGACAAAGGGTTTCAATTGCTGTTTCCAAGTGCTGAGGAGTACCATAGATGCTG TTTATGACATCACAATCGCTTACAAACATCGACCGCCAACTTTTCTGGACAACGTTTACGGCATTGGTCCTTCCGAAGTCCACATCCACATCACCAGTATCCAAGTTTCCGACATACCAACATCCGAAGACGAAGTAGCTGACTGGTTGATAGAGCGGTTCAGGCTGAAGGACGAGCTGCTGTCCGATTTTTCCACACTAGGCCACTTCCCCAACGAAGGAACCGAAGGGGATCTGTCAACAACCAAGTGCCTTGCAAATTTTGTGGCGGTAGTTACCGTCACAGGCTTCCTCATGTACCTAACCCTGTTTTCGTCCGTGTGGTTCAAGGTTTTCGTAGCGTTTAGCTGTTGTTTCCTTACGCTCGCTACCTGCTACTCTATACACCTGCCCCAGATGATAGGTTCATGTTCCCCTGAGAGTACCCATGCGAAGAGAGCTTGA
- the LOC136512066 gene encoding cyclic nucleotide-gated ion channel 4-like, with product MSSDLSARSSPSSPTASPSDDSRRKEQARHVTNDSGSSGRRGSRWRSRRVQWRLMGLGLGGAGAAAWALDPRARWVRDWNRAYLLACAAGLMVDPLFLYVVSLSGPLMCLFVDGWLAAAVTALRCAVDAMHVWNVATQIRLCVARGAGAAPGSKHVAGGAGDEEQQQQQQSAEEDDEEAARKLPEDATPRKGLLLDFFVILPVMQVVVWVAAPAMIRAGLTTPVMTVLLVSFLLEYLPKIYHAARLLRRMQGQSGYIFGTIWWGIVLNLMAYFVAAHAVGACWYLLGVQRASKCLKEQCLQAPGCARSSGSAVACAAPLYYGGSPSSAGIDGSGDRLAWARNAQARGTCLASGGDNYQYGAYAWTVMLVANPSRVERMLLPIFWGLMTLSTFGNLESTTEWVEIVFNIVTITGGLVLVTMLIGNIKVFLNATTSKKQAMHTRLRSVEWWMKRKNLPRSFRARVRQFERQRWAATRGVDECQIVRDLPEGLRRDIKYHLCLDLVRQVPFFQHLDDLVLENICDRVKSLIFPKGETIVREGDVVQRMLFIVRGHLQCSQVLRNGATSSCTLGPGNFSGDELLSWCLRRPFLERLPTSSATLVTLESTEVFGLDAADVKYVTQHFRYTFTNDKVRRSARYYSPGWRTWAAVAVQLAWRRYKHRKTLSSLSFIRPRRPLSRCSSLGEEKLRLYTAILTSPKPNQDDFF from the exons ATGTCAAGCGACCTCTCCGCACGCTCGTCGCCTTCCTCACCCACCGCGTCGCCGTCCGACGACTCGCGGCGGAAGGAGCAAGCACGACACGTGACCAACGACAGCGGCAGCAGCGGCCGCCGGGGGAGCCGCTGGCGGAGCCGGCGCGTGCAGTGGCGCCTGATGGGGCTCGGGctcggcggcgccggcgcggcgGCGTGGGCGCTGGACCCGCGGGCGAGGTGGGTCCGGGACTGGAACCGCGCTTACCTGCTGGCGTGCGCGGCGGGGCTGATGGTGGACCCGCTCTTCCTGTACGTCGTGTCCCTGAGCGGCCCGCTCATGTGCCTCTTCGTCGACGGctggctcgccgccgccgtcaccgcGCTGCGCTGCGCCGTGGACGCCATGCATGTGTGGAACGTCGCCACGCAGATCCGCCTCTGCGTCgcgcgcggcgccggcgccgcgccgGGCAGTAAGCACGTGGCCGGCGGCGCGGGCGACgaggaacagcagcagcagcagcagagcgccgaggaggacgacgaggaggccgcGCGCAAGCTCCCCGAAGACGCGACACCCAGGAAAGGGTTGCTGCTGGACTTCTTCGTCATCCTTCCCGTGATGCAG GTGGTGGTGTGGGTTGCGGCGCCGGCGATGATCCGCGCGGGGTTGACGACGCCGGTGATGACAGTGCTACTGGTGTCGTTCCTGCTGGAGTACCTGCCCAAGATCTACCACGCCGCGCGCCTGCTCCGGCGGATGCAGGGCCAGTCGGGCTACATCTTCGGCACCATCTGGTGGGGCATCGTGCTCAACCTCATGGCCTACTTCGTCGCCGCCCAT GCCGTGGGCGCGTGCTGGTACCTGCTCGGCGTGCAGCGGGCCAGCAAGTGCCTGAAAGAACAGTGCCTCCAGGCGCCCGGGTGCGCGCGCAGCAGCGGCAGCGCGGTGGCCTGCGCGGCGCCGCTGTACTACGGCGGGTCCCCCTCCTCCGCCGGGATCGACGGCAGCGGCGACAGGCTCGCCTGGGCCCGGAACGCGCAGGCCCGGGGCACGTGCCTGGCCAGCGGCGGCGACAACTACCAGTACGGCGCGTACGCGTGGACGGTGATGCTGGTGGCGAACCCGAGCCGGGTGGAGCGGATGCTGCTCCCGATCTTCTGGGGCCTCATGACGCTCAGCACGTTCGGCAACCTGGAGAGCACGACGGAGTGGGTGGAGATCGTGTTCAACATCGTCACCATCACGGGGGGGCTCGTCCTCGTCACCATGCTCATCGGCAACATCAAGGTGTTCCTGAACGCGACCACGTCCAAGAAGCAGGCCATGCACACGCGGCTCCGCAGCGTGGAGTGGTGGATGAAGCGCAAGAACCTGCCGCGGAGCTTCCGCGCCCGGGTGCGCCAGTTCGAGCGCCAGCGGTGGGCCGCCACGCGCGGCGTCGACGAGTGCCAGATCGTGCGCGACCTCCCCGAGGGCCTCCGCCGGGACATCAAGTACCACCTCTGCCTCGACCTCGTCCGCCAGGTCCCCTTCTTCCAGCACCTGGACGACCTCGTCCTCGAGAACATCTGCGACAGGGTCAAATCCCTCATCTTCCCCAAGGGAGAAACC ATCGTTAGGGAGGGCGACGTGGTGCAGCGGATGCTCTTCATCGTGCGGGGCCACCTGCAGTGCAGCCAGGTGCTGCGGAACGGCGCGACGAGCAGCTGCACGCTGGGTCCCGGCAACTTCAGCGGCGACGAGCTGCTGTCGTGGTGCCTGCGCCGCCCGTTCCTGGAGCGCCTCCCGACGTCGTCGGCGACGCTGGTGACGCTGGAGAGCACCGAGGTCTTCGGCCTGGACGCCGCCGACGTCAAGTACGTGACGCAGCACTTCCGCTACACCTTCACCAACGACAAGGTGCGCCGCAGCGCGCGCTACTACTCGCCGGGTTGGCGCACCTGGGCGGCCGTCGCTGTCCAGCTGGCATGGCGGAGGTACAAGCACCGCAAGACGCTCTCGTCGCTGTCCTTCATCCGGCCGCGGCGCCCGCTGTCCCGCTGCTCGTCGCTCGGGGAGGAGAAGCTCCGCCTGTACACCGCCATCCTCACCTCGCCCAAGCCCAACCAGGACGACTTCTTCTAG